The following coding sequences lie in one Sorex araneus isolate mSorAra2 chromosome 4, mSorAra2.pri, whole genome shotgun sequence genomic window:
- the CDHR4 gene encoding cadherin-related family member 4: protein MVLLRSTALFVLVVSGFHYLTCFIKISENHDPNIGFYSFPINCSYYNPTIKLLSVQPPTNFFNPPNIKQRKGSLYIIEMTLSSSARLDALEVNHYELQLQYTCGKYENLLLPVHVVRDPGRVQCVGRFASPAGEIIQVPETVTPGARLYTLLLPGLEFQKAKITITNAQDPPFFSIDGSNSLWAPSQGLKGQAEKVFPLKISVTYGMNGSCHGMLVVKVLPVPSSHLSFLKQNRSIMIREDVEPGSEVVQVQAQGSDVRYEILSPVPCPLFSIGYADGVVRTTAPLELAQAPSTMVTRLQVKAFERLQPWASVELNITVKVQLINRWPPRCLPAQLLTQIPENVPVGMVLSTFTCTDPDSSNSTLDYQLLLHGPPGSTSLCLWDRTLKVNDTLDCDAPGGCLQHAASILVLDRGQPQMSTVVPVLVMVTPVNEFSPTCVPRSLRVPEDIRPPTVLGSVEGTDMDYPHDSIEYYISGGSPIFVVDRLSGKVHLLRPLDYEVQRLYRLTVLLVDYGQDQHPDHHRTGSCTITIEVEDVNEHAPECEPPFQELTIHIPPGRSVEVTKVSCWIPQEPQRLTFSYSIVRGNNQNQFSLQGAILVYKGLTLQPSWPEKPHTYELLVRVADEGPSTLHLSTTATITVHLVPWRPSTIATTTVSSLMTPLVVRVTEAFWQPEPWFVVVLTVTSALLLLALGWLLQRLFQVLQAPNKPDQALLLNRIQGTEGSTEGLMEAPKMEMSQAPQKVTSLHFDGRAQDARTGRVYNTSTGARRWL, encoded by the exons atggtgctgctcaggtccacAGCACTTTTTGTTCTGGTGGTCTCTG GATTCCACTACCTAACCTGCTTCATAAAGATCTCTGAGAACCATGATCCTAACATTGGATTTTACAGTTTCCCCATAAACTGTTCTTATTACAACCCCACCATAAAATTGCTATCTGTGCAGCCGCCCACCAACTTTTTCAACCCCCCAAACATAAAACAGAGGAAGGGATCGTTGTACATAATCGAG ATGACCTTGAGCAGCTCAGCCCGGCTGGATGCCCTGGAAGTGAACCATTATGAGCTGCAGCTCCAGTACACTTGCGGCAAATATGAGAACCTGCTACTCCCAGTGCATGTGGTGCGGGATCCTGGCCGGGTCCAGTGTGTTGGCCGATTTGCTAGCCCAG CGGGAGAGATCATTCAGGTGCCTGAGACAGTCACCCCTGGGGCTCGGCTCTACACTCTGCTGCTCCCAGGCCTGGAATTTCAGAAAGCCAAG ATAACCATCACCAATGCTCAGGACCCTccatttttctccattgatgggTCGAATTCGCTATGGGCACCATCACAGGGCCTCAAGGGGCAGGCTGAGAAG GTCTTCCCGCTCAAGATCTCAGTGACCTACGGAATGAATGGAAGCTGTCATGGAATGCTGGTGGTGAAAGTTTTGCCTGTCCCCTCCAGCCACCTCTCCTTCCT GAAACAGAACCGGAGTATCATGATTCGGGAGGATGTGGAGCCCGGGAGTGAGGTGGTTCAGGTCCAAGCCCAGGGCTCTGACGTGCGCTATGAAATCCTCTctccagtgccctgcccactcttcTCCATTGGTTACG CTGATGGTGTGGTCAGGACCACTGCACCCCTGGAGTTGGCACAGGCCCCAAGCACAATGGTCACCAGGCTGCAGGTGAAGGCTTTTGAGCGACTCCAGCCATGGGCCAGTGTAGAGCTCAATATCACAGTGAAAGTACAACTGATCAACCGCTGGCCCCCACGCTGCCTCCCAGCACAGCTGCT GACTCAAATCCCTGAAAATGTGCCTGTGGGGATGGTCCTGAGCACCTTCACTTGCACTGACCCTGACTCTTCCAACTCTACCCTCGACTACCAGCTCCTGCTCCATGGCCCTCCTGGCTCCACTAGCCTCTGTCTTTGGGACAGAACCTTGAAG GTGAATGACACACTGGACTGTGATGCTCCCGGAGGCTGCTTGCAGCATGCTGCTTCCATCCTGGTGCTCGACAGGGGGCAGCCCCAAATGAGCA CTGTGGTTCCAGTCTTGGTGATGGTGACACCTGTCAATGAATTCTCCCCAACCTGTGTCCCACGCTCACTCCGGGTTCCTGAGGACATAAGACCCCCCACTGTGCTGGGCTCTGTGGAGGGCACAGACATGGACTACCCGCATGACAGCATTGAGTACTACATCTCTGGAGGATCCCCCATCTTCGTTGTGGATCGTCTCAGTG GGAAGGTTCACCTCCTGCGGCCTCTGGACTATGAGGTGCAGCGGCTGTACAGGCTCACTGTTCTGCTAGTCGATTATGGCCAAGACCAGCACCCTGACCACCACCGAACGGGCTCCTGCACAATTACCATCGAGGTTGAG GATGTGAACGAGCATGCACCCGAGTGTGAGCCCCCATTTCAGGAACTTACCATCCACATCCCCCCGGGTCGTAGTGTAGAGGTGACCAAAGTGTCATGTTGGATTCCCCAGGAGCCACAGCGCCTGACCTTCTCCTACAGCATCGTGAGAG GGAATAATCAGAATCAATTCAGCCTGCAAGGGGCCATCCTAGTGTACAAAGGTCTCACATTGCAGCCCTCCTGGCCAGAGAAGCCCCACACTTATGAACTATTGGTCCGTGTGGCTGATGAGggtccctccaccctccacctcaGCACCACAGCTACCATCACTGTGCATCTAGTTCCATGGCGGCCCAGCACAATCGCTACAACTACA GTATCTTCACTGATGACACCTCTGGTCGTGAGAGTCACGGAGGCTTTCTGGCAGCCAGAGCCCTGGTTTGTGGTGGTGCTAACAGTAACGAGTGCCCTTCTCCTCCTGGCGCTGGGCTGGCTCCTGCAGAG GTTGTTCCAAGTGTTACAGGCACCAAACAAACCAGACCAGGCCCTGCTGCTAAACAG AATCCAAGGAACTGAAGGTTCCACTGAGGGCTTGATGGAGGCACCGAAGATGGAGATGTCCCAGGCGCCCCAGAAAGTCACGAGCCTG CATTTTGATGGCAGAGCACAGGATGCTC GTACAGGAAGAGTGTACAACACAAGCACTGGAGCCCGGCGCTGGCTCTGA
- the INKA1 gene encoding PAK4-inhibitor INKA1 isoform X1: MHSTRLDSFLGQLRWELLCGRDSGSPPMPGPLPPPPKPSAGVQLRHRLRTSDAALEEDSVCCVEEEEEEAVGTGHRSIALGGPRENALDWDSGFSEVSGSTWREEELPVPQHPALPVPPARLRRQRLSTSGLPLPGGTPVARVPPTRRPRPKSTPDACLEHWRGLDSEDWTAALLSRGRSRQPLVLGDNCFADLVHNWMELPEAAGEGDPEGGSRARTRPPQFLLGLSEQLRRQLSRARRAAMAGKRFSCPPRPEPELPADVSRFAALMSCRSRQPIICNDVVSYL, translated from the exons ATGCACAGCACTCGGCTTGACAGCTTCTTGGGCCAGCTCCGCTGGGAACTG TTGTGCGGCCGGGACTCGGGCTCACCTCCCATGCCTggccccctcccaccacctcccaaaCCCAGCGCAGGTGTGCAGCTCCGGCACCGACTCAGGACTTCCGATGCTGCATTGGAAGAGGACTCTGTCTGCtgtgtggaggaagaggaggaagaagcagtgGGGACAGGACACAGAAGCATAGCCTTGGGAGGGCCCAGGGAGAATGCCCTGGACTGGGACTCTGGCTTCTCCGAAGTGTCCGGCAGCACatggagggaggaagagctgCCTGTACCCCAGCACCCGGCCCTCCCAGTGCCCCCAGCACGCCTTCGGAGACAGCGCCTCTCCACCAGTGGCCTCCCCCTGCCCGGCGGGACTCCTGTGGCCAGGGTACCACCAACCCGCCGACCACGGCCCAAGTCCACCCCGGACGCCTGCTTGGAGCACTGGCGGGGGCTGGACTCTGAGGACTGGACTGCAGCGCTGCTAAGCAGAGGGCGTAGccggcagcccctggtgctgGGGGACAACTGCTTTGCAGACTTGGTACACAACTGGATGGAGCTGCCTGAGGCAGCAGGTGAGGGGGACCCTGAGGGTGGGTCCCGGGCCCGTACTCGCCCCCCGCAGTTCCTTCTTGGCCTCTCTGAGCAGTTGAGGCGCCAGCTGTCCAGGGCACGGCGGGCAGCCATGGCGGGTAAGCGGTTCTCATGCCCACCTCGCCCGGAGCCTGAACTGCCTGCAGATGTCTCACGCTTCGCAGCCCTCATGAGCTGCCGCAGCCGCCAGCCCATCATCTGCAATGATGTTGTCAGCTACCTCTGA
- the INKA1 gene encoding PAK4-inhibitor INKA1 isoform X2, with product MPGPLPPPPKPSAGVQLRHRLRTSDAALEEDSVCCVEEEEEEAVGTGHRSIALGGPRENALDWDSGFSEVSGSTWREEELPVPQHPALPVPPARLRRQRLSTSGLPLPGGTPVARVPPTRRPRPKSTPDACLEHWRGLDSEDWTAALLSRGRSRQPLVLGDNCFADLVHNWMELPEAAGEGDPEGGSRARTRPPQFLLGLSEQLRRQLSRARRAAMAGKRFSCPPRPEPELPADVSRFAALMSCRSRQPIICNDVVSYL from the coding sequence ATGCCTggccccctcccaccacctcccaaaCCCAGCGCAGGTGTGCAGCTCCGGCACCGACTCAGGACTTCCGATGCTGCATTGGAAGAGGACTCTGTCTGCtgtgtggaggaagaggaggaagaagcagtgGGGACAGGACACAGAAGCATAGCCTTGGGAGGGCCCAGGGAGAATGCCCTGGACTGGGACTCTGGCTTCTCCGAAGTGTCCGGCAGCACatggagggaggaagagctgCCTGTACCCCAGCACCCGGCCCTCCCAGTGCCCCCAGCACGCCTTCGGAGACAGCGCCTCTCCACCAGTGGCCTCCCCCTGCCCGGCGGGACTCCTGTGGCCAGGGTACCACCAACCCGCCGACCACGGCCCAAGTCCACCCCGGACGCCTGCTTGGAGCACTGGCGGGGGCTGGACTCTGAGGACTGGACTGCAGCGCTGCTAAGCAGAGGGCGTAGccggcagcccctggtgctgGGGGACAACTGCTTTGCAGACTTGGTACACAACTGGATGGAGCTGCCTGAGGCAGCAGGTGAGGGGGACCCTGAGGGTGGGTCCCGGGCCCGTACTCGCCCCCCGCAGTTCCTTCTTGGCCTCTCTGAGCAGTTGAGGCGCCAGCTGTCCAGGGCACGGCGGGCAGCCATGGCGGGTAAGCGGTTCTCATGCCCACCTCGCCCGGAGCCTGAACTGCCTGCAGATGTCTCACGCTTCGCAGCCCTCATGAGCTGCCGCAGCCGCCAGCCCATCATCTGCAATGATGTTGTCAGCTACCTCTGA
- the UBA7 gene encoding ubiquitin-like modifier-activating enzyme 7: MDGQDTSPQMDEQLYSRQLYVLGLPAMQRVRKAKVLLSGLQGLGAEVAKNLALMGVGSLTLHDPHPTHWTDLAAQFFLSERDLQKNRAEACQKSVAELNSEVQVSVHKGDLTEDLLKASQVVVLTNAGLEEQLKVGTFCHKYGIYFLVADTRGLVGHLFCDFGEQFIVEDPTEEEPLKASIQHISQGNPGILTLQDDSHHFQEVDRVTFSGVEGMVELNGCDPHPLHVQEDGTFKIGDTSFYSQYLRGGLVIEVKRAQTVSHKPLDVALLQPQVVAKDTQRALCLHQTFRALHQFQHERGHPPQPWNSTDAEEVVGLLRTLEPLRGPQGEPLQEPWDEGLVRRVALSSAGVLSPMAAVLGALTAQEVLKAITRKFKPLDQWLYFDALDCLPEDEEAFPRPEDCAPSGCRYDGQTAVFGAGFQEKLRHQHYLLVGAGAIGCELLKGFALMGLGTGDRGGVTVTDPDHVELSNLSRQFLFRSQDISRPKAEVAAEAARRLNPDLRVTPYTRPLNPSTENIFGDRFFSDLDGVAAALDSFEARHYMAARCNHNLKPLLEAGTLGTRGSASVFVPHKTEQYTGPRSDASAEGGRYPVCTVKHFPSRTEHTVVWARELFEKLFYPAAEIINQQQPADTQRPQPQELQEVLGELRQRPQTWQDCVVWALGCWHLHFHSDIQWLLRFYPPDKVSPDGMRFWSPPKQCPQPLKFDASQDMHLLFVLAAANLYAQMHELTGSPDQAALKDLLKTLPLPDAQHQAPVFTSDLELAQVSSELGTVQPRRKRSRAWEDWSQGPSLKTLMFNKDDDSNFHVDFVTAAASLRAQNYGIQPANKAQSKQILGQIIPAIATTTAAVAGLLGLELYKVVDGSRPLHAFRHSYLHMAENSLHRQIPSAPAIQTFQNWKWTCWDRVEVSAGQPERTLESLLTHLQERHGVRVRMLLHDTAYVYSARWPPEKRDQYLSRSVTEVMREMGWEPKPGQQVLELELSCEGEEDDTTFPPLHYQLWPDCSTAPIPPTPAPSCMPSPGGPQ; the protein is encoded by the exons AAACCTGGCCCTGATGGGTGTGGGCAGCCTTACACTGCACGAtccccaccctacccactggactgacCTTGCTGCCCAG TTTTTCCTTTCAGAGAGGGATTTGCAGAAAAACAGGGCTGAGGCATGTCAGAAGTCTGTGGCTGAGCTCAACAGCGAGGTGCAGGTGTCTGTCCACAAAGGGGACCTCACTGAGGACCTGCTGAAGGCCTCCCAG gtggTGGTGCTGACCAATGCGGGGCTGGAGGAGCAGCTGAAGGTGGGCACCTTCTGCCATAAGTATGGAATCTACTTCCTGGTGGCTGATACCCGGGGCCTCGTGGG GCATTTGTTCTGTGACTTTGGTGAGCAGTTTATTGTGGAGGACCCCAccgaggaggaacccctgaaagCTTCCATCCAGCACATCTCCCAG GGGAACCCCGGCATCCTCACTCTGCAGGATGATTCCCACCATTTCCAAGAGGTAGACCGGGTGACCTTCTCCGGTGTTGAGGGCATGGTGGAACTCAACGGCTGTGACCCCCATCCCCTCCATGTACAGG AGGATGGGACCTTCAAGATCGGGGACACATCCTTTTATTCTCAGTACCTACGTGGTGGACTTGTCATTGAAGTTAAGAGAGCCCAGACTGTGAGCCAT AAGCCCTTGGATGTGGCCCTGCTGCAGCCCCAGGTGGTGGCCAAGGACACTCAGCGTGCACTCTGCCTGCATCAGACCTTCCGGGCCCTGCACCAGTTCCAGCACGAGCGGGGCCACCCACCTCAGCCCTGGAATTCT ACTGATGCAGAAGAGGTGGTGGGCCTGCTCCGGACTCTGGAACCACTAAGGGGACCACAGGGCGAGCCCCTGCAAGAGCCCTGGGATGAGGGCCTGGTGCGGAGAGtcgccctgagcagtgccggtgTCCTGAGCCCCATGGCAGCTGTGCTGGGTGCACTGACTGCCCAAGAAGTGCTGAAG GCAATCACCAGGAAGTTTAAACCGCTGGACCAGTGGCTGTACTTTGATGCACTCGATTGCCTTCCAGAAGATGAGGAGGCCTTTCCCAGACCCGAGGACTGCGCCCCA AGTGGATGCCGCTACGATGGGCAAACTGCAGTGTTTGGGGCCGGTTTTCAGGAGAAGCTGAGGCACCAGCACTACCTCCTG GTGGGTGCTGGTGCCATAGGCTGCGAGTTGCTCAAAGGCTTCGCCCTAATGGGCCTGGGCACGGGGGACCGCGGGGGTGTGACTGTCACCGACCCAGACCACGTGGAGCTGTCCAACCTCAGCCGACAGTTTCTCTTCAGATCTCAGGATATTTCT AGGCCAAAGGCAGAGGTGGCTGCAGAAGCCGCACGCCGCCTGAACCCAGACTTGCGGGTGACCCCCTACACCCGACCGCTGAACCCCTCCACAGAGAACATCTTCGGGGACCGTTTCTTCTCAGACCTGGATGGTGTGGCTGCCGCCCTGGACAGTTTCGAGGCTC GGCACTACATGGCAGCTCGCTGCAACCACAACCTGAAGCCACTGCTGGAAGCAGGCACACTGGGCACCCGGGGCAGTGCTTCGGTGTTTGTGCCACATAAGACCGAGCAGTACACAGGACCCAGATCAGATGCATCCGCGGAAGGGGGCCGCTACCCTGTGTGCACTGTCAAGCACTTCCCCAGCAGGACAGAGCATACCGTGGTG tggGCCCGGGAGCTGTTTGAGAAGCTCTTTTATCCAGCTGCTGAGATCATCAACCAACAACAACC GGCAGACACCCAGAGGCCACAGCCACAGGAGCTGCAGGAAGTGCTGGGAGAACTGAGGCAGCGACCGCAGACCTGGCAGGACTGTGTGGTGTGGGCCCTTGGCTGCTGGCACCTGCACTTCCACTCGGACATCCAGTGGCTGCTGAGATTCTATCCACCTGATAAA GTGTCTCCCGATGGAATGCGCTTCTGGTCACCTCCCAAACAGTGTCCCCAGCCCTTGAAGTTCGATGCCAGCCAA GACATGCACCTGCTCTTCGTGCTGGCAGCGGCCAACCTATACGCCCAGATGCACGAGCTGACTGGCTCACCAGACCAGGCTGCACTCAAGGATCTGCTGAAGACATTGCCACTGCCTGATGCTCAGCACCAAGCCCCCGTCTTCACTAGTGACCTGGAGCTGGCTCAGGTGTCCAGTGAACTTG GAACTGTGCAGCCGAGGAGGAAGcggagcagagcctgggaagacTGGAGTCAGGGCCCTTCCTTGAAGACCCTGATGTTTAACAAG GATGATGACAGCAATTTCCATGTGGACTTTGTGACGGCAGCAGCCAGTTTGAGGGCACAGAACTACGGGATCCAACCGGCGAACAAGGCCCAG AGCAAGCAAATCTTGGGCCAGATCATCCCAGCCATTGCCACTACCACAGCAGCTGTGGCTGGCCTGCTGGGCCTGGAGTTGTACAAGGTGGTAGATGGGTCTCGGCCCCTTCATGCCTTTCGCCACAGCTACCTACACATGGCTGAAAACAGTTTGCACCGCCAGATACCCTCTGCCCCAGCCATCCAAACG TTCCAGAACTGGAAATGGACCTGTTGGGACCGCGTGGAGGTGTCTGCAGGGCAGCCTGAGAGGACCCTGGAGTCACTACTGACCCATCTCCAG GAACGTCACGGGGTGAGGGTGCGCATGCTACTGCATGACACAGCCTACGTATACTCAGCACGATGGCCGCCTGAAAAGAGGGATCAGTACCTGTCCCGCAG TGTGACTGAAGTGATGCGGGAGATGGGCTGGGAGCCTAAGCCTGGACAGCAGGTGTTGGAACTGGAGCTGAGCTGTGAGGGGGAAGAGGACGACACCACCTTCCCCCCACTGCACTACCAACTGTGGCCAGACTGCAGCactgcccccatcccccccacccccgccccgtcctgCATGCCAAGCCCAGGAGGCCCTCAATAA